GAAGATGATTGGAAAACTCAACTTGTATCCGCTCTGAACACAAGACAGCAAAAACCACCACCTAAGAAATAAATGAACTACTACTGACTGAAAATAGAATACCGTAGAAAAAAATCTTGGATGGTGTCTACAAGTGGTTTGTTTTGGGTATATAAAGTTGACCTAACAGGCATTTTGATACTCAGCAACTTAATGGAAAGTGATGGCTACATCATAGTGCTATGGaaatgtattatatttatataacgGACATACTCACCAGGTGTTCTATTCACCGACGCTACTAAGTAGACATGTCACATCGATAAACTCTTCAAACATACTGTAACAGCTATGCATTCTATGAATGAACCTTGCATATACCCACAGTATCTGAAATAAGACAAAGATGCTAGACTTTTGTATTTACTGAGACATTGCGGCATGTTGTTGTGTAAGGGGTTTCTTAGAAGGACTTTTAGAAGCTTAAATCAGGAATAAGCATgcttgtacatacatgtattgctatATAGAATTGCCCTGGAAAAGACCGGTATAAAAGTGAAATCCAGGAAAGAATTACTTGGAATGAATTTGTGCTGGTATGTTGCTTTCAGAGAAGGAATTTTAGATGATTATCCCAGGGAATAACATTTGTTCACCACAAATCTGTGAATGTAGTCCAAGGAGTGTCAGTGTAAGTATATTGCTAACAGGACTTACTAGGAAGAAATGGGAAGACGAAGTCCAAGAAAGAATCACTCAAGGAATTCCTTGATGTTTTGCTTGCTAGTTTATATACCAGGAATGGAATAGTAGACACAATTTCATGCTTGCATTTATTTGTAGCAGGAATATCTTTGAGGGTCATCAGGTCAAATCATGGAATATATCCCTAAATATATCCTTGAAATTTTCCCATAGCTGGAATTTCCTTGACAGACATAAGGAAATTAAATCCAGGAATGTAAGGAACAATATCATACTTGGAATTTTGGGGAATAACTGTAAAGGATTAAATTCAGGAATATATTCTTTGGAATGATAGCGTACCTTCACGATTATTCCCGCTAGAGTGAAAGGAAATATTAAAGATTGTTGAATAATAAGCTAAGTTGGTATCAGAGTCGATGTCATGCCATTTATGTCATATTCAGTTTCTTACACAGTAATCGGTTTGATTTTGCCTTCAATCTaaaattcttttcattttttgatcagattttattttcatttattccTCAATTGTTTGGTAGAAAATGTAGGAATTATTCTGAGATCTGGGATTAATGTGTAGCAGAAAAAAATATCTGTGAaagaatttgaaaagaaaagcAAAAAGAATTTAAGAATTTTCATCACATTTGCAATGAGTAAGTGTGAGGGAAGAATTTTTCTAATGAACGTAGAATGCCAATTACTGGTTTTATTATCACCTCCTCCTATTCTCCTCCCTTCCCCTCCCCACCTCAacctagtacatgtaattaccccCTGACATACAAGGGGTCTACATtccataaaactgttcatcaCAACTTTAACAGAAAATGGGTGATTTGTATGTTTATGCACACATATTATTTAACTGGGAcatatattttttcatcaagcgaccaaaaatatattcactaaaactgTTAGTTATAAAACACCttaatttctataaaagtaCTCTTTACACTTTCAGTCACAATgatcataatttatattttatcatggcatgaTGATTATGTTGTAATTGCAAATTCAATGTGTTCTAATCAATGGAGGTATTAATTTTAGGGTctgttttgtaaaatacaaattcatAATGATTGTTCATGCTATGTTATGTGTACAATGATACACAAGTTTACTTATATATAGATAAGTCAATATACACCTTATGGTGAACAATATTGATAAGTTGTTATGCCAGACAACACACTTTCAAAAACTGGTTCAGTTGCAGCTAAGAAATGACTATATTTTAAATCTAGTATCAGGGAGATATCATTAATTAGTATCAGGGAGATACCATAAACTAGTAGCAAGGAGATACCATTAATTAGTAACAGGGAGATACCATAAACTAGTAGCAGGGAGATACCATTAATTAGTAGCAGGGAGATACCATAAACTAGTAGCAAGGAGATACCATTAATTAGTAGCAGGGAGATACCATAAACTAGTAGCAGGGAGATACCATTAATTAGTAGCAGGGAGATACCATTAATTAGTATCAGGGAGATACCATAAACTAGTAGCAAGGAGATACCATTAATTAGTATCAGGGAGATACCATAAACTAGTAGCAAGGAGATACCATAAACTAATAGTTGTAGTGTGTTGGGGTAGAGAAAAGACTTGCTTGGCCTTCACTCCAGGCACCTTCACTGCCATGATAGTATAACTGTCTGTATACACCAGTGTGGCATTCCAAGCTTTGATTTGTGTGCTCTGATCAACTCATTTGACTTGTCAATCACATCTCAACCCCTACTCCCCTATTTCACCGTCACTGATAGCAGAAAACAATAGGACTGTAACTTTTTTGGGGatgggggcggggggggggggtgatatgTTGAAATAAGTAGACTATTTTTTGACTgtcaaaagacaaaaataaaaaaatctgatCCTGATAACTGttgcttttttttaaaaaaaaaagaggatatAAACTTATTTACACTATAGTAACTTTTAAGACATGCAAAggacaaaacaattattttgaaacTAGTGGTACAGATTCTGAATTTTTGATTCACGTTTAAACAGTTAGAGTTAGAAATGGTGACATATTTATAGTGTATTGTTTGCCTTTTTTTCTTCCAGAGCTGTAAACTGAACTGTCATTTTACAGAAGTTTAAAACTGTAACTTGTGAAAaaattatttgtatattatgaTAGACTGTAGTGAGGAATAAACTATTTTTATCTGTTTCTTCACATAGTATTCAGAATCCGTTGTTCAATAAAGATCATACTCATTTTCAgtaacagcgccctctggtgaTTGTTCTTATGAAGTGTCAGCCCAGCCCaataacagcgccctctagtgagtGTTGTCAGGTCACGGACTGTCAGAAGTCATTGCTCATGCACCTTTGGATAATTAGGCAGTGTTAATTGCTTGTAAGCAGTGCCTTCTGCTGAATGTTGTTAATGTTAGGCAGTGTCACCGtcggttatacttccatgtgcaCAGACTCCATGCCATGTCCTCTGGTGATAAACCCTTGCAGTGATAGGGATTGGGGCCAGTACATAGAACCATATGGGGTTTGATTTTGCTTAcaacccccccctccccaccagCTGTGctataaataaaaaaactagAAAGAATTATCCAAGGTGTGAAAGTTATTGCATGATGTAATGCTGTGTTAACGTGTTAACATTCAAGAAGTCAttgaatatgtacagttactgtacaCTATTAGAGTAGCTAACAGTCACCATAAATCATGCTAAACCTTGGTATTTCTCCTACATAAAAACTTGCAAACTTGTTCCTGAagatttttaaatgtttgttacCAACTATAAACTTTTTCTGACTTGCTTACACTCACAATCAAAATTATTTACACAGTATGTTGGCTTCAAACCCCCTTTCATGAATTTGCAATCTACTGTCACTCAATGTACATTTCCCAGGTAATTTATggagagcgccctcaacgacgaaCATTATAGTTTACCAGGTATAGACATGTAACTGCATGGACTGGGCTTCACCTGTTCATTCCTTAACATGTGTCCTGTATAATCTGTTCATGTAGCTTTTGtctttaatgaatcatttggataatttatgaaattatgggatatatcgTACATTGTGGTTCAAAATTTTGCACTCCACCAATGTATGTAGGAAACCACTTTGATTAAACCCATATACTGTCACACATCAAAAAAACATTAATCACCAACCAACAATCATGTTTGcactttgattattttattttacataatgtTAACTACATGTTTATAGTTACTCTACATGAAATGTACTTTTTATACTCATTTTCGTGTTTTTGGACATCAAAAATAGCTTACTATGtcaatttttttgaatgttaaatTAGAGACCTTAGAGATGACAACACCAGAAAGTAGATTATGAACAgtacaaaaaaaagagagataCGATCCTTAAATTGTGATTGAAATACAGCcatgttgaaatatttccatTGAAAGTTAACATTGCTAAATAGACCGTGCTTATAAATCTCTTCTCAGTGAttcatgaaaatgataaaaataaacatttccaTGATTCGTATTCTTGCaaatattttaccaattttgggatttatgtttgtcagtacagGCATCATCACCTTACTACTAGATTTTATTTGTACAAAGAAAGAATTCATTCTAATTGCAAAAGGTACACAAAAGGTACAATATCTGAtgactgaaaatgaaagttttatcaTTCTGTTACATCccgttagacactgaagaaggacaagtgactgatttgttcaaaacatgtctgtttctcaatctaaagtggaagaagagaacttgtgtttAAATCTTGGTGTTTCCATGATGAACATATACATAGTATAAAAGTTTACATTGAAGATTGATTGTGTTGAAGTCCAAAATTGATGACTGCATACAGCCTCAGTGAAAAAATGGCAACAATGCTTGTTGTTTAATATCTCAATCAGAGTCAATGGTAATTAAAGTCAAAAAAGCTCTGACAAATTATTAATCCACATCACTCCTGTAATACCCTGTTCAAGAAGTAAGTTGAACAATCTTGACAAAGTTGAGTTATTTTGAAAGTATTTCTGTTATTCACCTTTTGGGGCATTACAGAGTGCGGTATTTGGAATGAAAATTCCCTTAACACAGCCGTCCCACCCTCTGAATGACAAAGAGTGCAGTATTTGGAATGAAAATTCCCTTAACACAGCCGTCCCACCCTCTGAATGACAAAGAGTGCAGTATTTGAGCAATAACCAAATTCATCTAAAAAAAAGatgatttcattttagtttgtttttttaagagTTGTCAAAAAACAGCAACAGATTGTTTTCAAATACAATGAGTGAACGGGTAATGTCATTGAATTAGGACttcacaaactgatgatgtcattgaattAGGACttcacaaactgatgatgtcattgaattAGGACAtcacaaactgatgatgtcattgaattAGGACttcacaaactgatgatgtcattgaattGGGACttcacaaactgatgatgtcattgaattAGGACttcacaaactgatgatgtcattgaattAGGACTTCACAAACTGATGATATTGAATTAGGACttcacaaactgatgatgtcattgaattATGATTTTACAAATGGGTAATGTCATTGAATTAGGACTTCACAAAATGATGATATCATTGAATTAGGACttcacaaactgatgatgtcattgaattAGGACttcacaaactgatgatgtcattgaattGGGACttcacaaactgatgatgtcattgaattAGGACTTCACAAACTGATGATATCATTGAATTAGGACTTCACAAACTGATGTTATCATTGAATTAGGACttcacaaactgatgatgtcattgaattATGATTTTACAAATGGGTAATGTCATTGAATTAGGACTTCACAAAATGATGATATCATTGAATTAGGACttcacaaactgatgatgtcattaaatTATGATCTCACAAATTGGTGATATCATTGAATAATGGCCACATGCTGAGTGATGTCATTGTGGCTTCAGAAACCAGTGATACAATTGCAGCCTCACACACTGGTGATGTCACTGAATTATGGCCTCACAAACTGGTGATGTCACTGAATTATGGCATCACAAACTGGTGATGTAATTGAATAATGGCATCACAAACTGGTGATGTCATTGAATTATGGACTCACAAACTGGTGATGTCATCGAATTATGGACTCACAAACTGGTGATGTCATCGAATTGTGGACTCACAAACTGGCGATATCATTGAACTGCAGTCTGGCAATGTGgtgatgtcattgcattgtgGCCTCATAAACTGGTGACATCATGGAAGTGTCTCCATAAAATATAACATCACTAATAATACTGTTTTACCTATCAATGTGTAGAACTACTCaatcaaaaataatttgttgaCTGCATGGTTATTTCTAGAAAATCACTGATTCTGATGAAACCTTCAATACATCATAACCATTGTTTAAGAACCTTTAATGACAACTAATTCTCTTATTTTGGTCTCAAATCCTTACAGAAGTTGACAATCATCAAAAAAAGCTACATTCTTTTATACTTTCCACACATTAGACTGATTGTCAGAGCCTATatcaaaaccaatcaaattaGGTTATGAAGGTCAGGAATGTGAATATGGGAAAATTTGGGCCCTGTACTCTGAATAAGGTAGGTGAATACACAACTTTATGATATAGAGTCTTGAGTTATATGGAATttaaatattgtgaaatgttttatttttgtttcaccTTACTGTTTTACTGAAATGAAAACCAATTTTCTTCAGAGAATCTGATCTTAAATCTAGCTACAACACCTACCGGTAAATTCCATCCCTTATCCAAAATTACACTTTGAAAATTAAACATTCACCAACAGAATATATTAATATCCCTGTAGTTTTAATATCAAATCCATTTATACAGTTTCTAAGGCTGCGTAAACCCTTGAAATTGGCCCTGTACTCTGGTTAATGTACTGAAACCATATCAACCTATAAAATCTCTTGTTAACTACCAGTATATTTAGCCACGTTAAGTgaataatattcaaaaaatagaGCTAGGAAAAATGTGACCACAAGAATGAACTAGAAATAAGAATTCAGCACTTGTACATTTTGATCTAAATAcgttacaaaacaaatgaatgtaatattctcatacttaaaaaaaaaattgtgacatTAAAAGTTCACTTGAGTTTTGACATTGATTAGATCTCTAAAATCAAATAACAAGATTTAATAAGACCATTGACATAAATTCTTCATAATTGACGCTGATGCTACCTGCCATAGCGGTgtctttttgtttgaatgtatcTGTCAGTGATTTCATGAGGACGCAGCACTGGATAAATTCATCAAACTTCAGCTGACTTCTTGCTTGTCTATCGTACTTTGTTACAACCAGCTGTGCAAACTGGGCACTTAGCCGGTAACCCATTTGCGTGAAGGCTGTgtgagaaagaaagaaaatgtttgAAAGTTAAAGGCAAAAGTCAGAATCTGTGGGATAAAGTTTACTATAACGAACCATCAGGATTATAAGGGGGATTTtatgagattttttttttaatcagttGAACAGCTCTACCAGCTAAGAAGTGTTCCCTATAATAAAAGTATACACTATTTTTTTGTTGTGAGACATTATGATATAAACTGTTTTCAAATGAGTTACTAAACAGAAAGAGATAGGGAACACTAAGTTTTGTTGTGCCACAAGAAATTGCTGTTCATCAGTGGTATGTTAAGGGTATACTACAGCCAAGTATTTATCACATCCCATAATAGTCCCTGTCTGACCGACTTAGTAAATAGAGCACAATGACTATGAATGAAAGTATTGTTCTTTATCTTCCCTCATACCTAGATTTCAATTTAATAGACTTAATAAAACCTTCTCTAGCTCAGCTTAGAATCCATGCTGTCTTATTCGATACCATCAAACAAATGGAATATCCTGGAATAAGTATGGTTTGCTAGGTTAGTATCAGTAGCAAATGtcaccaataaataaataaattataatactgGATGATTCTTTCACTTTTTATCAACTTGTCTTCAAACAAGTTCAGTTTATTCAGTGTTAATGTATAAAGACACTAGAGTGCCTACAGAAAACCTGTGTTTTCAACTTGTCTCCCAACAAGTCCAGTTTAGTCAGTGTTAATGTATGAAGACACTAGAGTACTTAAGGAAAACCTGTGTTTTTCGGTAGAGTAAAACTGAATTACACCCTTCTTACTTACAGTCTGGCAAATTTAATGAAACCCAGATAAGAGCTTGAAAACCAACAACTGAGGAAAGAGGCAAGCAGTTTAAGTATTTGGGCTGGCCACAACAAATTACACATAATATTATAAGTCACAAGTgcttattgaattacaaacatgaaTCAGTGCCTAACACGACTTACCATTGTGAAGTTCATTGACATCAATCCGACCAGAACGGTCTCTATCATACTGTTGGTAAACCCCTCTCCACTGCTGTATGTAATGCCATAATGCTGAAAACTCATGGATGTCTATCTTACCAGAGTGGTCCTTGTCAAACATACCTGGGTGATGACAGAGTTGAAATTATCATATACTGAGATTTCAATTAGGACAAtgagatatatgtatatatactagaCACCAGTCAGACTGATGCACTagctcacagacagacagacagacagacagacagacagacagacagtcagacacacaaacacacacacacacacacacacgcacgcacacacacacacacacacactcacacacacacacacacacacacacacacacacacacacacacacacacacacacacacacacacacacacacacacacacacacaacttttttatttggccttatactagccatagaccctccacccagggtGAAGGGTCTATGTACTAGCATAGTTTAATTACGGTTCTATGTAAGTATTCTCACTCggcttataaactcagtttatatTATACCACTTTTCAATGGGATATTAGACAAATTTGAAAGGATTTCACTGCAATgataattattttatgattGACACATATTGTTATACTTACTGATCATAAGCCGACACGTCTCTGGGTTAAAGTGACTCCAGTCATTGTTATACTTACTGATCATAAGCCGACACGTCTCTGGGTTAAAGTGACTCCAGTCATTGTTAGTAAGTGCTTGTTGTAGTTCCTGTGCCGTTATTTTACCAGACCGATCTGCATCCACAGAACAAAACCAACCCCATATAGTTGGATCAACACCTGGGGGACAACCTATACAAAGCAAATACATtcttttaatatgtaatacacaCAGTAAACATTAAACATATGGAATATTCTATCATCAGGGTACACAGGTAAAACAGTGTCCAGTATCTAGCTGCCATTTGAACTTTTTCTCAAAACTATTTTCCAAGCTGTTTGTTCTTATTTAATCATGTTGCTTTACTTATGTTGGTTGTTCATTTACTCCACTGTAGGGAGGTTATAAAAGTAATCATGTTGCTTTACCTATGTTGGTTGTTCATTTACTCCACTGTAGGGAGGTTATAAAAGTAATCATGTTGCTTTACCTATGTTGGTTGTTCATTTACTCCACTGTAGGGAGGTTAGAAAAGTAATCATGTTGCTTTACCTATGTTGGTTGTTCATTTACTCCACTGTAGGGAGGTTAGAAAAGTAATCATGTTGCTTTACCTACTGAACTATGTATCATCACCTAATAATTAAACAAAATCACCATCCTATAAAGTTAAAATATGATACATAATTAAACATATAATAACTCATCAGGGCGATTCCCCTAATGACATCAAAGTCTATATACCTGCTCCTTGTGGGGGTCCATATCCTGGATAGCCACCCTGTGGTGGGTAGCCCCCTGGTGCACCATATCCAGGTTGTGGTTGTGCATATCCTGGTTGTTGGTAACCCCCTGGTTGTTGTTGTGGGGGTGCTCCATACCCTGCTGGTTGACCATACTGTTGTTGACCTGGATAACCTCCCTACAGTGGAGTAAAGTAACAACCATCAGTCAATAAGAAAATGGAGTTTATTAAGGATTAATACTATATCATGTGAAGCCTTTTAATTGGTTGAGAAAACAAGGAAACGACTTTGCAGCACAACTGATTAATGAAGTTCCATGTTGTAACTATAACTAAAGAAATCTACTCACTGCAATGATCATTATCATGACAAGAAGTGAAAGTCACCATTTGAAAGTCATCTTTgcaacataatacatgtatacattagcAAGGCAGGCCAATATCACAATTAATTTTCATACTTTCATACGAGAGATGATAGAGAGGACAAACAtacatttgacaaatttatatACCTGAATGTCCCACTGTTGAAAATTGTTTTGACTTGCGATGTGTGAGAAGGTAGAATTAATTATACCAAAATACAACATGTTGCATTCAAATATCCACatgtctgtacatatatatacatgtatcttagtatatacatacacttaaACCACCTTAGGCTTGGGGTCATGACCTTTTATTGGTCATGGCCTCATTCCCAGAAAAAGATCCTAGTCAGTCGTTAAAATATTGGAATTctctgatattttattgtatttttgattgataaaataaacttttgttgagaattctacatggtaaatgaaattatttgaaaatatgtagTCTAAAAAAAGACTAGTCACAAGGACAGCCGTGGCtatgtatacatcatgtatgtcaatatactagtatttacatCTACTATTTACATAGTGAAGTTTTGATAAAAAACATGGCAACCTCTTCTAAGATCACTAGAATCTGTCATTTAATGTGGGCGTTTCAAAATTGAGAAACAGCAGAAATATATGTCACACATAATGTACACAGAAAAGAATAATAATCTTAATGGATAGTTCAacttctttaagcatataaacacttgcctcccaagaagtccagtgagggccatccctcatgggttcagggTTAATATGTTTTGCTAAACTGTAGAAAGTCCTAGACTAGAGTATATCAGAATGTacaatatgtacaatatgtcTGGAGTTCGAATAGATTTAAGTGTTTTTGTATCACCCTTTATCATAATCTCCTATAATTTAAAGAAATCTGGGCAGCTATTTCTGATTTAATACTGAAATGAATTTACAATTGTAgatttgtttttgtatcaaacAAGTTACATACACAAGTTTTCTtctttcaaacaaatcacttgtccttcttcagtgtctaactggatctgacagaatgatccaaatttgctggTGTTGATCATGTATGGAATTACTGTTATATAACAGGCCACACCTCATTAGGCTACGACAACTAGCTGAATTCATTTTTCTTGCTTCACTGTCAAACAACTGcctttgtttcaaaacaaaaagacTGCTTGCTAACAGTTTTGATAACATCAATAAATGTAAACTCCTTCCTTCAATATCATGAATATGATTTTTCATTCACTGAAACAAAGGTCATTGTACTGTTGTAAGGGAAAATATTAGTTTTATGatttattatgattattaacttcaaaataataattatgatattacatATGGTTCCACCAGCCAGGAATCCAATGCTGtctatttttattgttttgagGTTTGTACTCACAATTTAAACCCTACAGATCCAACTGTTGAAACTCAAATAGATAAATCTGTATCACACACTTTTCGTGGATTTTACCATAGACAATGGAAAACAAATTTCTCCACTATGACTTTACCTGTTAAATTATGCCTTCAATACCTGCCAAAAAGCACATATTTCCTTACTCTGTCATTAATACAGATCTACCTCCCTCCTGACCTGCCCAATGTTCTAAAATACCCTATTCGACTCCGAGATCTTGATGAAAGTGCGATCAAGTGGAATCTATGGTCAATCAAAGATATTTAACGCATCCAATGCATAGGACAGTAGTATAGATTCCAGGGCATCTGATATGGAACAAAAACACTTTCATATTCAATATTTCCATTTCCTATGATTATTTTTAACTTGTGCACTGATTTAACTTGCCAAAATTGTGACACAAAAGAAAGGTACAGCAGTTAAGAATGGTACAGCAGTTATCTTCACGCCAATAAGATTTTTTTCAGACGATAGTATGAGGGTGATCCCtttgtgaaaaataaatttgataaaattatattcCACATCATAAAACCAAAACTGttacaaataatgaaaatgatcgTTCATACCATTCATAAATTAATTGATTCATATCTACGtatatactttttatttatttattttttaaataaaatcgTCGCTACATCGTATTATAAGCTCTATTATATGCAGGTGTCGCGATCAAAATTACGGACCCTAAACGCGCATGTCTGGCGAGTTACGGAAATGAATAACTaactatacaatacaatgacaaTGTAGTTATACAGTTTCCGATTGGGTATGATGTGTGTTTGGTACGAAGGGCGAGGTGAGAATCGCGTTATTGTGATAACCAAACAACTGGCGACAAGCATCACTGGAACGACGCCAACTAAAATGGACTCCACTTCCCTGGTGTTGACCAAGTCCCTGCCGCTGTGTGATTCAAGTATGCGGAAGTACTAAGTGCAGAGACAAGATTTGCTTGTTTCGGGTTTTTACGCAAATTTTGTCGGGCGCCAGTAACACAATTTAGATAACTTAATCATAACATGTACGACTAACGGAGACAAAAACTATCACTTAACAATTCTGGCTCAAAGAAAAATTTATATACTGgccaaatttgtcaaaaattagAGAACTTTCACCCACTCTACTCACCTGACCACCGTAGCCTGGGTACGCCATCTTGGAATTTAATGTATGTGCGTTCATTATCTGTGTACTCCAATTTTTTCTTGAcatcattttattcaaaaattcTATTGTACTCGTGTTGCAGTATAATTAATTTCTGTAGGCAGTTTATGATTTCATGAACATAAATAATCACCTGGGGTTAAGATGATTATCTGTTATTgtttataaaaataacaaaccaTAAGAGGTTTCTAGCTAATTTAGCATTCACTttttga
This Glandiceps talaboti chromosome 13, keGlaTala1.1, whole genome shotgun sequence DNA region includes the following protein-coding sequences:
- the LOC144444452 gene encoding programmed cell death protein 6-like produces the protein MAYPGYGGQGGYPGQQQYGQPAGYGAPPQQQPGGYQQPGYAQPQPGYGAPGGYPPQGGYPGYGPPQGAGCPPGVDPTIWGWFCSVDADRSGKITAQELQQALTNNDWSHFNPETCRLMISMFDKDHSGKIDIHEFSALWHYIQQWRGVYQQYDRDRSGRIDVNELHNAFTQMGYRLSAQFAQLVVTKYDRQARSQLKFDEFIQCCVLMKSLTDTFKQKDTAMAGSISVNYEEFMSMVLLNLVI